In Acidimicrobiia bacterium, the following are encoded in one genomic region:
- a CDS encoding acyl-CoA dehydrogenase family protein — MDFALDDDQEALRESARDLLDDLASSPRVRAVVDAGGGWDAELWRAMLDQGWVGVAVPERLGGLGLGPVEVAVLAEEIGRHAAPAPFASTVLAIGTLAAAGQDDRVAALLEGDVATVAWSRGPDAVRADPAGRGWRLRGRADPVLYAPSARLAVVVGAAADGPAVFVVELDDEHRVPAEAAMDRTRELGWLRFDETPATRLDDVTVAAVLDHGATYAAAEMLGGADRVLSMAVEYAKERVQFGRPIGSFQAVKHRCADMLVDVEGMRSSVYWAAWCLGADDRERSVAASTAKVWCSDASKRVMASGLQIHGGIGFTWEHDLHLFLKRAQLDKVSFGDASFHRERLASLLRPRVEAGESIL; from the coding sequence TTGGATTTCGCCCTCGACGACGACCAGGAGGCCCTGCGCGAGAGCGCCCGCGACCTCCTGGATGACCTGGCGTCGAGCCCGCGGGTCCGCGCCGTCGTCGACGCCGGGGGCGGATGGGACGCCGAGCTCTGGCGGGCGATGCTCGACCAGGGGTGGGTCGGCGTGGCCGTCCCGGAGCGCCTCGGCGGGCTCGGCCTGGGCCCGGTCGAGGTCGCCGTCCTGGCGGAGGAGATCGGCCGGCACGCGGCGCCGGCCCCGTTCGCGTCGACCGTGCTGGCGATCGGGACGCTGGCCGCCGCCGGGCAGGACGACCGGGTCGCCGCCCTGCTCGAGGGGGACGTGGCCACGGTGGCGTGGAGCCGCGGCCCCGACGCGGTGCGGGCCGACCCGGCCGGGCGAGGGTGGCGGCTGCGCGGGCGGGCCGATCCGGTCCTGTACGCGCCCTCGGCGCGTCTGGCGGTCGTCGTCGGCGCGGCCGCCGACGGCCCCGCGGTGTTCGTGGTGGAGCTCGACGACGAGCACCGGGTGCCGGCCGAGGCGGCGATGGACCGCACCCGAGAGCTGGGATGGCTGCGCTTCGACGAGACGCCGGCGACGCGCCTGGACGACGTCACCGTCGCCGCCGTCCTCGACCACGGGGCGACGTACGCCGCCGCCGAGATGCTCGGCGGCGCCGACCGCGTGCTGTCGATGGCGGTCGAGTACGCGAAGGAGCGCGTGCAGTTCGGTCGGCCGATCGGGAGCTTTCAAGCGGTGAAGCACCGGTGCGCCGACATGCTCGTCGACGTCGAGGGCATGCGGTCGAGCGTCTACTGGGCCGCCTGGTGCCTCGGCGCGGACGACCGCGAGCGCTCGGTGGCGGCGTCGACCGCGAAGGTCTGGTGCTCGGACGCGTCGAAGCGGGTCATGGCGTCCGGCCTCCAGATCCACGGCGGCATCGGGTTCACGTGGGAGCACGACCTGCACCTGTTCTTGAAGCGGGCGCAGCTCGACAAGGTGAGCTTCGGGGACGCCAGCTTCCACCGGGAGCGGCTGGCCTCGCTGCTGCGCCCGCGCGTCGAGGCGGGCGAGAGCATCCTCTGA
- a CDS encoding AMP-binding protein — MARPARLRPTYRHPEARAYAAPGGPWDAPTLDALLRRAAGSARGPLLVDDTGASLDGPAVEAATAALAGGLRAAGVRRGDVVAWQAPNGHEVALLYRACWRLGAVAGPIHHQAGTGDVEGMLAVLEPRLFLPREEVHGASARLRALLEAAAPVTRSAARPADVAVVLFTAGSSGSPKAALHTQRGLAYKARVMAATHGLRSDDSVLMPAPLAHVSGLLNAVLVPGVVPMAAHLMARWDPERALTTIEADRITFMVGPPTFFVALIGAAGFAPGRVDSLRLVSSGGAGVTPAFVVEASERLRALVKRSYGSTEAPTVTTSTAGDPPTRARDTDGRAVGAARLRVSDPESGRPRPPGGTGELWLRGPELFVGYTDPAQTAEAVHRGWFRTGDLAILDADGWLTIVGRIKDTIIRGGENIPAAEVEAVLEAHPDIAEAVAVGAPDSTLGERVCAFVVARRPFDLEACRAWFEHRGVARYKTPERVVRVDELPLLSAGKPDRAALRRRAAAERSSA; from the coding sequence GTGGCGCGGCCCGCTCGGCTGAGGCCCACGTACCGCCACCCCGAGGCGCGGGCGTACGCCGCGCCCGGCGGCCCGTGGGACGCCCCGACCCTCGACGCGCTCCTGCGCCGGGCCGCCGGGTCCGCCCGCGGGCCGCTGCTCGTCGACGACACCGGCGCCTCGCTCGACGGACCGGCGGTGGAGGCCGCGACGGCGGCGCTCGCCGGCGGCCTGCGCGCCGCGGGCGTCCGGCGCGGCGACGTCGTGGCCTGGCAGGCCCCGAACGGCCACGAGGTCGCGCTCCTCTACCGCGCCTGCTGGCGTCTCGGCGCGGTCGCGGGGCCGATCCACCACCAGGCGGGGACGGGCGACGTCGAGGGGATGCTCGCCGTCCTCGAGCCGCGCCTGTTCTTGCCGCGCGAGGAGGTGCACGGCGCGTCGGCCCGCCTCCGCGCCCTGCTCGAGGCGGCGGCGCCCGTCACCCGGTCGGCGGCGCGTCCGGCCGACGTGGCGGTGGTGCTGTTCACCGCGGGCTCCAGCGGGAGCCCGAAGGCGGCCCTCCACACGCAACGGGGGCTCGCGTACAAGGCCCGCGTCATGGCCGCGACCCACGGGCTCCGGAGCGACGACTCGGTGCTGATGCCGGCGCCGCTCGCCCACGTGTCGGGGCTCCTCAACGCCGTGCTCGTGCCCGGGGTGGTGCCGATGGCCGCGCACCTCATGGCCCGGTGGGACCCCGAGCGGGCGCTGACGACCATCGAGGCCGACCGCATCACGTTCATGGTCGGCCCGCCCACGTTCTTCGTGGCGCTGATCGGCGCGGCCGGCTTCGCGCCCGGTCGCGTCGACAGCCTGCGCCTGGTGTCGAGTGGCGGCGCCGGGGTGACACCGGCGTTCGTCGTCGAGGCGAGCGAGCGCCTCCGCGCCCTCGTGAAGCGGTCGTACGGGTCGACCGAGGCGCCGACGGTCACGACCAGCACCGCTGGCGACCCGCCCACCCGGGCTCGAGACACCGACGGTCGCGCCGTCGGCGCGGCACGGCTGCGGGTGAGCGACCCCGAGAGCGGACGGCCGCGCCCGCCCGGCGGCACCGGCGAGCTGTGGCTCCGCGGCCCCGAGCTGTTCGTCGGGTACACCGACCCGGCCCAGACCGCCGAGGCCGTGCACCGGGGCTGGTTCCGCACCGGCGACCTCGCCATCCTCGACGCCGACGGGTGGCTGACGATCGTCGGCCGCATCAAGGACACGATCATCCGGGGCGGCGAGAACATCCCCGCGGCCGAGGTCGAGGCGGTCCTCGAGGCTCACCCCGACATCGCCGAGGCCGTCGCCGTCGGCGCCCCCGACTCGACGCTCGGGGAACGGGTGTGCGCGTTCGTGGTGGCCCGGCGGCCGTTCGACCTCGAGGCGTGTCGGGCCTGGTTCGAGCACCGAGGGGTGGCGCGGTACAAGACCCCGGAGCGCGTCGTGCGGGTCGACGAGCTGCCGCTCCTGTCGGCCGGCAAGCCGGACCGCGCCGCGCTCCGCCGGCGGGCGGCCGCCGAGCGCTCGTCGGCCTGA